The nucleotide window AGAGCCAGTCCTCAGGTAGGACCAAAAAGAACTGGTTAAAAATGTCATGAGAGACAGGGGTTGGTGTTAGGGAGGCCAAGACATCAGTTGCCAGAACCCCTGGGATTAGGCTTCCCAAAGCCTAATGGAAAGAGGCCACTGAGGGgcaagacacagaggcagagaaggggacAGGACACAAATGACGGGGCAGCGAAGAGCTGGAGACACAGACAGGTCTGGGAGTACAACAAAACACCTGGAGAGACCCCAGCATGACAAAGGTAAGAAGCGGAGAGACATGTGAGACGTCTCACCTGTGGTGCTGTGGATGTCAAAGGGGAGAGCCCATGTAGAACCCCTGGCGGACTGGAGACCCCGTTACTGGTCAGGGGcctcaggagacagaaaccaACCAGTAATTTAAAGAGGGGGAGTTTAACATAAAGAAttactataggggcacctgggtggctcagttgattaggcatctgcctttgactcaggtcatgatcccagggtcctgggattgagccccacattgggttctctgcccagtggggagtctgcttctccctctgtccctgtccttCCTAATgttctgtctctcagataaatagttacatatatatatatatatacatatatatatatatatatatatatatatcagaatattGGCTATGAAgggataaaaaataaaggaaggataaATCCAGGAAAGGGCCCCCACAAGGTTGATCTTAAGATCTTGGAAGAAAGTATGTGGCCGTGGTCCTTTGCTTGGCAGGAATTTTGCTGGGTGCCACGACTGAAAATTGATGAGCAAGGAAACCCCAAAGAGTGACAACAAAATTTCGCAGATGTTGATGATGCCATtatgctaacattttttttttttacatttcttttttttttaaagatgtatttatttatttactcatgatagacagagagagagagagagagagaggcacagacacaggcagagggagaagcaggctccatgccgggagcctgacgtgggactcgatcccgggacaccaggatcgcgccctggactgaaggcaggcgctaaactgctgagccacccagggatcccctatgctaACATTTCTGACATGTTATGGTCCTGGTAGCTTTTGTGTAAGGCAGTGAAATCAGGAGGAGCAAAACTCTCTTGGACATATTCTTAGATGGCAAGGACTGAAACTGGTTGTAATTTGACTTGAAGGCCCTGCTGAGGAGCCCACAGAACATCAAGGTGGCCcttgatcccacagtcctggccTCCGTCCGCTGTGTCCCCTGTCCTCGGGGACAGAGACCACTGAGGAGCAAAGCTAAGGGAACTAGACGCTGAGGACAGAGACGGTGACAGGACACAACTGACACAGTGAGAGTTCTGGACACCAAGGACCCAGAAATAGCACCAGTGTAAGCAGAGGGGCCTGGAAAAGGGGGCAGGTCTGATCCGGGAAGGGTGGGTACAGGGCATCTGTCCGGGTGCACTGAGACGGTCCCCCCTACACCAGGGCCCAGGCTCAGCCTCACGCGGGTGTCCATCCATCCCCCTGGGGAACTAACCAGCAGGACGTACACCCAAGAAGaacacgctttttttttttttaatttttatttatttatgatagtcacagagagagagagagaggcagagacacaggcagagggagaagcaggctccatgcaccgggagcccgatgtgggattcgatcccgggtctccaggatcgcgccccgggccaaagacaggcgctaaaccgctgcgccacccagggatcccccgaacaCGCTTTTCAAGAGTCCATCTCTTAAGCATTTATTAGACACCTCTTAGGTGCCCTCCCCAGCCTATGTGGCCAGAGATCTCAACGAGTGggtgtccctgccctcagggggcTCAGAGCCCGGCTCCCCAGGGCAGAGTGAAGAGGAAGCTCAGTATTTGCTAGGCAGGCCAGCAGGTCGGAAGTGGTTGGGGTCTTTGCCACTCCGGCCCCATTTGTTGGCAGCCTGGTCAGCCTTCGAGTCCTCCGCTCCGTGGCCGCTGTTCCCAAACTTAAAAAGGTCTGTGATTCTCTGAGAATTCTCTCTGGCGTCGCTGGGATGGAGGGGGACAGGCAAGAGATGAATTAGGGCCTGATGAGCGAAGCCCACCGCCCCCACCAATCTCTCCTCTCTCCAAGGGCTGGCTGACAggagccagggcaggaggggctgaATCACCTTGCACCTGACCCTGCACCGGGCACAGCCCACCCCAGCCAGGCtggtccccaggcccccagcaggAAGGCAGGGAATCCCCGGGTCCCCCGGCCTTGCAGTGGCCCTGGGAGCCACTCCAACCCCACACTGGGCCCAGAGGAGGAGTGGGCAGGACCAGGAGGAGCCAGTCTCTCCTGCAAACAGCTCTGGGACTTGGCCTGTCCTCTGAGAGCCTCGCCCAGCTCACCATCCCTGCATCCCCAGGGGCCCAGGTCACCTGATCACTTTAGCAGCCCAGGCGCCCCCAGGGCCCCTTCTTGCAGCGTCATAGTTCCCCCGGGCATGGAAGTATTTGTCTGAATTTTTGTAGTTGGCTTCTCTCATGTCAGAGTAGGCTCTCCACATGTCTCTAGTccctggaaaggaaggaaactgaaggtGATTATCtcttggaaaatagagaaaaagtttTCCTCCCACTGATACTAGATTTCAGTCTTTGACAAAACGCTTGGAGATGATCTTGGCTGGGAGAAATATTCCCTAACTCTTCACTCCCCTGATTCCTCCAGAATCGCACTGGATAcacattttattatctttgattCCATCCTGTAGATACCTGGCTTTTGGCTCTGTGTGATGTGTGTGAACAGGGGTGGGATGGTCTCTAAGGGATGCTTCCTTGTACAATGAACCTCTACCTGGAAAGACTAGGGAACCCCCTGCTGGGACGTGAGGACAAAGCCCAGGGTAAGGGTGGCTGCTGCCCCAGGAGGCTCAGCCTAGTCAAGGGGAGAAATTcatccctgtgggcagcctgaaGACAACTCAGTCCAACCTACTTCTGAAGGTCCGGGGTGTATTTGGCCTCCAGGCAACTGTCAGAATTCATTCATAGAATTGAAAAAGTGAGCTCCCCAAAACAGCTTCACAGAAATCAGGTCACGAGATGCATAAAAAGGGCAACTGACCCGCCAGCTCTAAAGCTCAGTGTCCTCCCCATAAATGGAAGAGTATCGCCTTCCCCACGGTGGTTATGCAACgaaatgagaaaatacacatataacTTCTAGAAGATTGTAGGTGCTCAATACGCTATCACCTCACTAGGCCTTAGGAAGGCTGGGACAAATCCAGCAGCGGGATTAGGCTAAGAGGAAGGCCAGAGAGTATGGACTGAAGGAGTCTCAGTAGACCACTCAGTAACCACATGAAGACTTCTAGAAAGTAGCTGActaggcaaaagagaaaaacctcAGTCGAGTGATCATCATAGTTTGCGTAATATCGGCCACGCCCCTATCTTCATTTCGTGTATTTCTCATTCCCAGTGCTCAGAAAGATCGCTTGGTTGAGCAGCACAACCTTCTGACTATACTGATTCCCTCCCACTTAACAGATTCAATAGATGCCTGGGGGCCGCTTGCTTTAGAAGTACTTCCAAATGCCCGAATATCTGTCACTCAGGGAGCAAGACTGCAGGTAGTAGTACCCAATCTtgagtgggggaaaaaacccacTGGGTGCTTGCTAAAGGCCAGATTTCAGGCTCAGCCTCAGAAATTGTGATTCAGCAGAGGGGGAGTGTGTGGACCAGGCATCTGCATTTCACAAAGCACCCCAAaccccaggtgattctcatgcaAGTGGCCCTAGCATGACCCTTTGAGAAACCTTGacctaaagatgaaaaaaaaaattgtagctgTGCCTGTGAGAATTTAGAAAGGACTGACAGCAAAGTCTTAAGGCAATAGCCACTGGCCATCacagaaaactcaaaataaatgattttgtgAAATAAGCAAATTTGGCCTCTTGACCTTGCCTAATAAGGGGTATATCTCTTCTCTCTGGCCCAGCCAGGACTCAGGCCAGAAGAGGATCATCATGTAATTCCTTGTGCCTTCGACTGGGGGAGAGAGCTCTCAGAGTTGCCTTCAGCCTGCAACACAGCTATCTGGCATTTGGACAGATGAGCAAGAGGATTATGTGTTCACAGGCCCCTCACTCTCCCATGTGCTCTCTGGTCTGGGAGACAGGGTAGTCCTGTCACAGGAAGCTCTGGGAGCGCCAGCACCGGGGTAAATCCTGCTCTGTGTGGGGACTTTGTTAGGACTCTTCATCTCTTTCTGCCTCAGGTCCTCTAAAAAGAGATGATGATGCCTACATCCCAGGATTAAAGATTAAAACCTGAGGATGAAAACGAGTTCATCCATACATGTAAAGCTCTCAGAGCAGCACCTAGGACGGCCAAGCTCAGTTACTCTTGGGTGTAATTACTAGGTGCACAAGTTGGATGCACCCACTTCAGGCTGCCTGAGACCCAGCCATGAGCTGTCCCTGCCTTCCCACCAGGAGGCACTAGAGTCCACTCGGAATAGGGAGCAGGCACCAGGGACCCCAGATCTCTTCCAAACCCTATATGACCTCAGGCAAGGGGATCCCCATGGAAGAGGGTGATGCTGGCCAGAAAAGCCAGGGGTGGTGGGATAGGACAGATGAGGTGTCAGGGGAAAAGGCACAAGGAGGAAGTAAGGCCTGGAGATCTGATACACAGTATAATGGGCACCAAACAATGTATTATTATAACTATGAAGTTTGCTATCCTCTAGaacttaattatttcttttgtaaaaaaaataaaaaagattttatttatttatttgacagagaaagagagagagagagagagcacaagcagagagagcagtaggcagagggagagagagaagcag belongs to Canis lupus baileyi chromosome 23, mCanLup2.hap1, whole genome shotgun sequence and includes:
- the LOC140614708 gene encoding serum amyloid A protein-like, giving the protein MKLLVGILLCSLVLGVSSQRWLTFLKEAGQGTRDMWRAYSDMREANYKNSDKYFHARGNYDAARRGPGGAWAAKVISDARENSQRITDLFKFGNSGHGAEDSKADQAANKWGRSGKDPNHFRPAGLPSKY